A single genomic interval of Hyalangium gracile harbors:
- a CDS encoding TonB family protein → MSPPVPQEAAPPVLPEDAPRLESAATVLLRVTIDTEGSVSRVEVRESAGGVLDRAAMGAATRWRFLPARRGEVPVEVQADIPVTFAPPPPLPVATSSELPVPEPSSPEAAVAGSEPSSPGAEESPPVPASRSFSTLVRGQGARPPPAAAGDFQIEVGQLADVPRNSATELLLLAPGVMLANHGGEGHAETVFLRGFDAGEGKDVEFRLNGVPLNEVSHAHGHGYSDTYFIIPELVDSLRVTEGPYDPAQGDFGVAGTVEYQLALKRRGLMVSASYGSFTSRRLALVWGPRETSEATFVGLLLRQGHGFGPNRAYANAGLMAQGEFRVGNEARIRVLGASYGARYASAGVIRETDQVAGRLDCDADEDAQFFCLHDPNQGGAGQRHLGSVELMTRLAGGGRLLQQGFVVLRQMRVRENFTGFLNDVPPEGESQRGDNTEQFYTGTTLGLRGRYTPGGTVWGQPQPLELGYVGRFDNVRTRSRRLRDRGGAPYLTLFDNQVRVTNLGAYASLKAAPLSWLSARGGVRMDSFLFAVEDENRPSEDRQGERIPSEAIEAYGLTLSPRATAEARLTERLSWLTSVGLGARSSDAAALSDSEFAPFARVTSAETGLSYTGSHGGLTLETRGSFFATRVSQDFVFNEEAGRNQPVGASQRVGAFVQARFLLHERLDVLASVAWARASLPAPGASPWRLFEGEVLPYIPQLLGRVDASLRGEVTLRGERLGWNVALGHGSIGPKPLPLGRFSEPIFLFDAAVRGRWQAVELGLTVENLLDARWREAEFNYVSNFRGPDAPASLLATRHFSAGAPRTVRGTLTVYLDFEEEHP, encoded by the coding sequence GTGTCCCCGCCGGTGCCCCAGGAGGCGGCTCCGCCGGTGCTGCCCGAGGACGCTCCGCGCCTGGAGAGCGCCGCCACCGTGCTGCTGCGGGTCACCATCGACACGGAAGGCAGCGTGTCGCGGGTGGAGGTGCGCGAGTCCGCCGGGGGGGTGCTGGATCGTGCGGCCATGGGAGCGGCGACGCGCTGGCGGTTCCTCCCGGCGCGCAGGGGCGAGGTGCCCGTGGAGGTCCAGGCGGACATCCCCGTGACGTTCGCGCCGCCACCGCCTTTGCCCGTTGCCACCTCATCCGAGCTCCCGGTGCCGGAGCCCTCCAGTCCGGAGGCAGCCGTGGCTGGCTCGGAGCCGAGCTCGCCAGGAGCCGAGGAGAGCCCGCCAGTTCCAGCGTCCCGGTCCTTCTCCACGCTGGTGCGAGGCCAGGGGGCGCGGCCTCCGCCCGCGGCGGCAGGGGACTTCCAGATCGAGGTGGGACAGCTCGCGGACGTACCGCGCAACTCCGCCACGGAGCTGCTGCTGCTGGCACCGGGCGTGATGCTGGCCAACCACGGAGGAGAGGGCCACGCGGAGACGGTGTTCCTCCGGGGCTTCGACGCGGGCGAGGGCAAGGACGTGGAGTTCCGCCTCAACGGCGTGCCCCTCAACGAGGTGTCGCACGCGCACGGCCATGGCTACTCGGACACCTACTTCATCATCCCGGAGCTGGTGGACTCGCTGCGAGTCACGGAGGGGCCGTACGATCCGGCGCAGGGAGACTTCGGCGTCGCGGGGACGGTGGAGTACCAGCTCGCGCTGAAGCGGCGGGGGCTGATGGTGTCCGCCAGCTACGGCAGCTTCACCTCCCGGCGGCTGGCGCTGGTGTGGGGACCTCGAGAGACGAGCGAGGCCACCTTCGTGGGCCTGCTGCTGCGCCAGGGACACGGCTTTGGTCCCAACCGGGCCTATGCGAACGCGGGGCTCATGGCCCAGGGAGAGTTCCGCGTCGGGAACGAGGCGCGCATCCGCGTGCTCGGGGCCAGCTATGGGGCGCGCTATGCCTCGGCGGGCGTCATCCGGGAGACGGACCAGGTCGCGGGGCGGCTGGACTGCGACGCGGACGAGGACGCGCAGTTCTTCTGCCTCCATGACCCGAACCAGGGCGGCGCCGGGCAGCGGCACCTCGGCTCGGTGGAGCTGATGACCCGCCTGGCAGGCGGAGGGCGCCTGCTCCAGCAGGGCTTCGTCGTCCTGAGGCAGATGCGCGTCCGGGAGAACTTCACGGGCTTCCTCAACGACGTGCCCCCCGAGGGCGAGTCCCAGCGCGGCGACAACACGGAGCAGTTCTACACGGGCACGACCCTGGGCCTGCGCGGGCGCTACACCCCGGGCGGGACGGTGTGGGGACAGCCGCAGCCCCTGGAGCTGGGCTACGTCGGGCGCTTCGACAATGTGCGGACGCGCTCGCGCCGGCTGAGGGATCGGGGCGGGGCGCCCTACCTCACGCTCTTCGACAACCAGGTGCGGGTGACGAACCTGGGCGCCTACGCGTCCTTGAAGGCGGCGCCCCTCTCCTGGCTGTCGGCGCGCGGCGGGGTGAGGATGGACAGCTTCCTCTTCGCGGTGGAGGACGAGAACCGACCCTCGGAGGATCGGCAGGGCGAGCGGATTCCGTCAGAGGCCATCGAGGCATACGGCCTCACGCTGAGCCCTCGGGCGACCGCGGAGGCCCGGCTGACGGAGCGGCTCTCCTGGCTCACCAGCGTGGGCCTGGGCGCGCGCTCCAGCGATGCGGCGGCCTTGTCGGACTCGGAGTTCGCTCCCTTCGCGCGGGTGACGTCGGCGGAGACGGGGCTGAGCTACACGGGCAGCCATGGCGGGCTCACGCTGGAGACCCGGGGCTCGTTCTTCGCCACCCGCGTCTCGCAGGACTTCGTGTTCAATGAAGAGGCGGGCCGCAACCAGCCGGTGGGCGCCTCTCAACGGGTGGGCGCCTTCGTGCAGGCGCGCTTCCTGCTGCACGAGCGACTGGATGTGCTGGCGAGCGTCGCGTGGGCGCGAGCCTCGCTGCCGGCGCCCGGTGCCTCACCATGGAGACTCTTCGAGGGAGAGGTGCTCCCCTACATTCCCCAGCTCCTCGGTCGGGTGGATGCATCCCTGCGCGGGGAGGTGACGCTGCGGGGCGAGCGGCTGGGATGGAACGTGGCGCTCGGGCACGGCAGCATCGGCCCCAAGCCCCTGCCGCTGGGGCGCTTCAGCGAGCCCATCTTCCTGTTCGACGCGGCGGTGCGAGGCCGGTGGCAGGCGGTGGAGCTCGGGCTGACGGTGGAGAACCTGCTGGACGCTCGGTGGCGTGAGGCCGAGTTCAACTACGTCTCCAACTTCCGCGGCCCGGACGCGCCCGCGTCGCTGCTGGCCACGCGCCACTTCTCCGCCGGAGCTCCTCGCACCGTGCGGGGAACGCTGACCGTGTACCTGGACTTCGAGGAGGAGCACCCATGA
- a CDS encoding metallophosphoesterase family protein, with product MAAVGDLHCREDHHGRFRLLVKQVNASADILLLCGDLTDRGMAEEGKVLAEELSALRVPCAAVLGNHDYEHGQVKDICSELAKVGVHILDGDHFIFEKVLGVAGVKGFGGGFGNATLQAFGEGQTKSFVQEAVAESLKLEAALSHLDTPKKVVIMHYAPIPETLEGENIEIRPFLGTSRLAMPIDHYRAEAVFHGHAHHGTREGKTRGGIPVYNVAMPLMARHTPDQRFALMEI from the coding sequence CTGGCAGCAGTCGGTGATCTCCACTGCCGTGAGGACCACCATGGCCGCTTCCGGCTGCTCGTGAAGCAGGTCAACGCCTCTGCGGACATCCTGCTGCTGTGCGGCGACCTGACGGATCGCGGCATGGCGGAGGAGGGCAAGGTGCTGGCCGAGGAGCTGTCGGCCCTGCGCGTGCCGTGCGCCGCGGTGCTGGGCAATCACGACTACGAGCACGGCCAGGTGAAGGATATCTGCTCCGAGCTGGCGAAGGTGGGGGTGCACATCCTGGATGGAGACCACTTCATCTTCGAGAAGGTGCTCGGGGTGGCCGGGGTGAAGGGGTTCGGCGGAGGCTTCGGCAACGCCACGCTGCAGGCGTTCGGCGAGGGGCAGACCAAGTCCTTCGTGCAGGAGGCGGTGGCCGAGTCCCTCAAGCTGGAGGCGGCGCTGAGCCACCTGGACACGCCGAAGAAGGTGGTGATCATGCACTACGCCCCCATCCCGGAGACGCTGGAGGGGGAGAACATCGAGATCCGCCCCTTCCTGGGCACGAGCCGCCTGGCCATGCCCATCGATCACTACCGGGCGGAGGCGGTGTTCCACGGGCACGCGCACCACGGCACGCGGGAGGGCAAGACGCGGGGCGGCATCCCCGTCTACAACGTGGCGATGCCGTTGATGGCCCGTCACACGCCGGATCAGCGCTTCGCGCTGATGGAGATCTGA